Proteins encoded by one window of Chryseobacterium foetidum:
- the mfd gene encoding transcription-repair coupling factor — protein MQLKKISETLLPAFLKNEFGKDIFTTLQQQNHVSVKGFAGSAVSIFTAELFLTQKKTVLYIIDDKEDALYVSTEMEDLLGKEKVLYFPATHLEPYQVEKTQNANLVLRTEVLNKINAGKYPKMIVAYAGALSEKVLKKEDFKAISHHIKVGDQLDFDFVDELLNHYQFNQIDFVSEPGEFSVRGGIVDVFSFSNEKPYRITFFGNEVENIKTFDIETQLSVSKVESFQLVSNMNFSVSGTKVSLLEILPKESLIVSKNLESSKSKIRTFYEKALEKFEGLSKDIAHRSPQELFISDEDFLFEYKKFKTVDFSSTAASGIPDQSSIVYSQTAQPSFHKNFELLVEDLEEKEAAGFEMWISFSGDKQKERLESIFEDLGRGDIGKREIKFKSFKSELHEGFVDPDSKIIVYTDHQIFDRYQRYKAKNSFAKSEQLTLKDLMSLKVGDYIAHIDHGIGKFMGLVKVNNDGKVQECFKLTYKNGDLLYVSIHSLHKISKYNGPDGKEIVLSKLGSPAWKSLKQKTKAKVKQIAFDLIKLYAERKTAKGFSFAPDSYLQNELEASFIYEDTPDQEKATIDVKNDMEAETVMDRLVCGDVGFGKTEIAIRAAFKAATDSKQVAILVPTTILAFQHYRSFKERLKDFPVNVSYLNRFRTAKQKAETIAGLKDGKVDIVIGTHQLASEKVKFKDLGLLIIDEEHKFGVAVKDKLKTLKANIDTLTLTATPIPRTLQFSLMAARDLSVIKTPPPNRQPVETQIVGWDEEIIRDAVSYELQRDGQVYFINNRVENLKDIAGLIQRLVPDAKVITGHGQMEGKQLEQNVLDFMDGKYDVLVSTTIVESGVDVSNANTIFINDAQRFGMADIHQMRGRVGRSNRKAFCYLITPPFDMITSDAKKRLEAIEQFSDLGSGFQIAMKDLEIRGAGDLLGGEQSGFINEMGFETYQKMMQEALEELKDDDEFGSLFENEEDRKKLFKTVKEVNIETDLELMLPDSYVSSTEERLLLYQKLADIDNESDLEKFEAELKDRFGKLPEEVVNLLKSVALKWLAAEIGFEKIVMKNGIFLGYFPSNPQDKFYQTEKFRNIISYLTQNPARAQLKEKAGKEGNNLMMRKDKVKNVDEVNILLKAILGN, from the coding sequence ATGCAGCTAAAAAAAATAAGCGAAACTTTACTTCCTGCTTTTCTCAAGAATGAGTTTGGAAAAGATATTTTTACCACTTTACAACAGCAAAATCACGTTTCTGTAAAAGGTTTTGCAGGTTCTGCGGTTTCAATATTTACAGCAGAACTTTTTCTCACGCAGAAAAAAACTGTCTTATATATAATTGATGATAAAGAAGATGCATTGTATGTAAGCACCGAAATGGAAGATCTTTTGGGGAAAGAAAAAGTGCTTTATTTTCCTGCTACTCACCTCGAGCCTTATCAGGTTGAGAAAACACAGAATGCCAATCTGGTTCTCCGCACCGAGGTTTTAAATAAAATCAATGCCGGGAAATATCCTAAAATGATTGTTGCCTATGCCGGAGCTTTGTCTGAAAAGGTTTTAAAGAAAGAAGATTTTAAAGCCATTTCACACCATATAAAAGTAGGCGATCAGCTAGATTTTGATTTTGTGGATGAATTGCTCAATCATTACCAGTTCAATCAGATCGATTTTGTTTCCGAGCCGGGCGAATTTTCTGTACGTGGTGGGATCGTGGATGTTTTTTCTTTTTCCAACGAAAAACCTTACAGAATAACCTTCTTCGGAAATGAAGTGGAAAATATTAAAACTTTTGACATCGAAACACAGCTTTCGGTTTCAAAGGTTGAAAGTTTTCAACTTGTGTCAAATATGAATTTTTCAGTTTCGGGAACTAAAGTTTCTCTCCTCGAAATTTTGCCTAAAGAATCCCTCATTGTATCTAAAAATCTTGAATCTTCCAAATCAAAAATCAGAACTTTCTACGAAAAAGCTCTGGAGAAATTTGAAGGTTTAAGTAAAGATATCGCTCACAGGTCTCCACAGGAATTATTTATTTCAGATGAAGATTTTCTTTTTGAATATAAAAAGTTTAAGACCGTTGATTTTTCCAGCACTGCTGCATCGGGAATCCCGGATCAGTCATCCATCGTTTACAGTCAGACTGCACAGCCTTCATTTCACAAAAATTTTGAACTTCTTGTCGAAGATTTGGAAGAGAAAGAAGCAGCAGGATTTGAAATGTGGATTTCATTCTCCGGCGACAAGCAGAAAGAAAGACTGGAGTCTATTTTTGAAGATTTGGGAAGAGGCGATATCGGGAAGCGCGAAATTAAATTTAAAAGTTTTAAATCTGAACTTCATGAAGGTTTTGTAGATCCCGACAGTAAAATAATTGTTTATACCGATCATCAGATATTCGACCGATATCAGCGTTATAAAGCCAAAAATTCTTTCGCCAAATCTGAACAGCTTACTCTGAAAGATCTGATGTCTCTGAAAGTCGGTGACTACATTGCCCACATCGATCATGGTATCGGAAAATTTATGGGTCTGGTAAAAGTAAACAATGACGGAAAAGTGCAGGAATGTTTTAAATTAACGTATAAAAACGGAGATCTTCTGTACGTCAGCATTCATTCTCTTCATAAAATTTCAAAATACAACGGTCCGGATGGGAAAGAAATAGTTTTAAGTAAACTGGGTTCACCTGCCTGGAAATCATTAAAACAAAAAACAAAAGCCAAGGTAAAACAGATCGCTTTTGACTTAATAAAATTGTATGCCGAGCGGAAAACAGCCAAAGGATTTTCTTTTGCACCGGATTCTTACCTTCAAAACGAACTGGAGGCGAGTTTTATCTATGAAGACACACCTGATCAGGAAAAAGCAACCATCGACGTGAAAAACGACATGGAAGCAGAAACCGTGATGGACCGTTTAGTGTGTGGTGACGTAGGTTTTGGTAAAACAGAAATTGCAATTCGTGCCGCCTTCAAAGCAGCGACAGACAGTAAACAGGTGGCGATTTTGGTTCCGACCACGATTTTGGCGTTTCAGCATTACCGCAGTTTTAAAGAACGTCTGAAAGATTTTCCGGTAAATGTTTCTTATCTGAACAGATTCCGTACGGCTAAGCAAAAGGCAGAAACCATCGCCGGTCTGAAAGACGGAAAAGTTGATATTGTGATCGGAACACATCAGCTGGCATCAGAAAAAGTAAAATTCAAAGATCTTGGCCTTTTAATCATTGATGAAGAGCACAAATTTGGAGTGGCAGTTAAAGATAAACTGAAAACTTTAAAGGCAAACATAGATACGCTTACTCTTACAGCGACGCCAATTCCGCGTACTTTGCAATTTTCTCTGATGGCAGCGCGCGATTTGTCGGTTATTAAAACGCCACCACCAAACCGTCAGCCTGTAGAAACACAGATTGTAGGTTGGGATGAAGAAATTATCCGTGATGCGGTTTCCTATGAACTTCAACGTGACGGGCAGGTCTATTTTATCAACAACAGAGTTGAAAACCTGAAAGATATCGCAGGTTTAATTCAGCGTCTCGTTCCGGATGCAAAAGTGATCACCGGTCACGGCCAGATGGAAGGTAAACAGCTTGAACAGAACGTTCTTGATTTTATGGACGGAAAATACGACGTTCTCGTCTCCACAACCATTGTAGAAAGTGGTGTAGATGTTTCTAATGCCAACACCATTTTCATAAATGATGCGCAACGTTTTGGGATGGCAGATATTCACCAGATGCGGGGAAGAGTGGGACGTAGCAACAGAAAAGCTTTTTGTTACCTCATCACACCGCCATTTGACATGATCACATCTGACGCTAAAAAAAGGCTTGAAGCAATCGAGCAGTTTTCAGATTTGGGAAGCGGTTTTCAGATTGCAATGAAAGATCTGGAAATCCGTGGAGCCGGAGATCTTTTGGGCGGCGAGCAGAGTGGTTTCATCAATGAAATGGGTTTTGAAACGTATCAGAAGATGATGCAGGAAGCTTTGGAAGAGCTGAAAGACGATGATGAATTCGGAAGTTTATTTGAAAATGAAGAAGACCGTAAGAAATTGTTTAAAACCGTAAAAGAAGTCAACATCGAAACCGATTTAGAACTGATGTTGCCGGATTCCTATGTTTCTAGCACCGAAGAAAGACTGTTGCTCTATCAGAAATTAGCTGATATCGACAATGAAAGTGATTTGGAAAAATTTGAAGCGGAACTGAAAGACCGTTTTGGCAAATTGCCGGAAGAGGTGGTTAATCTTTTGAAAAGTGTTGCCCTGAAATGGCTCGCTGCAGAAATCGGTTTCGAAAAAATTGTAATGAAAAACGGAATTTTCTTAGGGTATTTCCCGTCTAATCCTCAGGATAAATTTTATCAGACCGAAAAATTCAGAAATATAATTTCTTATCTTACTCAAAATCCTGCCCGTGCTCAACTGAAAGAAAAGGCAGGCAAAGAAGGAAATAATCTCATGATGCGGAAGGATAAAGTGAAAAATGTGGATGAGGTGAATATTCTTCTGAAAGCTATCTTAGGAAATTAA
- a CDS encoding GH3 auxin-responsive promoter family protein, with protein MLNFLKKNIAVVWAKKHVAQTESFKKNAPQLQEELLLSLVQTAEKTLFGRTFNFEDIKTVKDFQDKVAINDYEDLKPYIEKVKKGQRSILWPETPEYFAKTSGTTSGSKYIPISKEGMPFQVKGAQSALFHYIAKKNNADFVNGKMIFLQGSPELEEVFGIKTGRLSGIVAHHIPNYLQKNRLPSWETNLIEDWETKVDKIVEETEHENMTLISGIPPWLVMYFEKLTEKHGKKIKQLFPNLQLIVTGGVNYEPYKDKMEFLLGGKVDIVQTFPASEGFFAFQDDYTKDGLLLLTNHGIFYEFIPLEQYGKPDAERLTLKDIELNKDYALILTTNSGLWAYSIGDVVRFIDKNPHRILVSGRTKHFTSAFGEHVIAFEVEEALKSTVLKYPAKITEFHLAPQVNAGSELPYHEWFIEFEEEPENLELFKEELDSQLRSRNTYYDDLISGNILQKLKISKLKKSAFNEYAKSQGKLGGQNKIPRLANDRKLAELLEIYKL; from the coding sequence ATGCTAAATTTCCTCAAGAAAAATATCGCTGTTGTCTGGGCTAAAAAACATGTAGCCCAAACTGAAAGTTTCAAAAAAAATGCACCTCAACTGCAGGAAGAGCTATTGCTGTCGTTGGTTCAAACTGCTGAAAAAACACTATTCGGAAGAACTTTTAATTTTGAAGATATCAAAACGGTAAAAGATTTTCAGGACAAAGTAGCCATCAATGATTATGAAGACCTGAAACCGTACATTGAAAAAGTAAAGAAAGGCCAGCGCAGTATTCTTTGGCCGGAAACGCCTGAATATTTTGCCAAAACTTCGGGCACAACTTCGGGTTCAAAATATATCCCGATCTCTAAAGAAGGGATGCCTTTTCAGGTGAAAGGAGCTCAGAGTGCGCTTTTCCATTACATCGCGAAGAAAAACAATGCCGATTTCGTTAACGGAAAAATGATATTCCTGCAGGGAAGTCCGGAACTGGAAGAGGTTTTCGGAATTAAAACAGGACGCCTTTCAGGGATTGTAGCGCATCATATCCCGAATTATCTTCAGAAAAACAGACTTCCAAGCTGGGAAACCAATTTAATTGAAGACTGGGAAACCAAAGTCGACAAAATTGTGGAAGAAACAGAGCACGAAAACATGACTTTGATTTCCGGAATTCCGCCTTGGCTGGTGATGTATTTTGAAAAACTCACCGAGAAGCACGGTAAAAAAATCAAGCAGCTTTTCCCAAATCTTCAATTAATTGTTACAGGTGGCGTAAATTACGAGCCATACAAAGATAAAATGGAATTTCTTTTGGGAGGAAAAGTTGATATTGTACAGACATTTCCGGCATCGGAAGGATTTTTTGCCTTTCAGGATGATTATACGAAAGACGGACTTTTACTTTTGACCAATCACGGTATTTTCTACGAATTTATTCCATTGGAACAATATGGAAAACCGGATGCCGAGAGATTAACTTTAAAAGATATTGAACTCAATAAAGATTATGCTTTAATTTTAACCACCAATTCAGGTCTTTGGGCTTATTCTATCGGCGATGTGGTCAGGTTTATTGATAAAAACCCACACAGAATTCTGGTGAGCGGAAGAACAAAACATTTTACTTCAGCTTTTGGTGAACACGTTATTGCTTTTGAAGTAGAAGAAGCGTTGAAATCTACCGTTCTGAAATACCCTGCGAAAATTACAGAATTCCACCTTGCTCCACAGGTGAATGCAGGGAGCGAACTTCCTTACCATGAATGGTTTATTGAGTTCGAAGAAGAACCTGAAAATTTAGAATTATTCAAAGAAGAACTCGACAGTCAGCTCAGAAGCAGAAATACTTATTATGATGATTTGATTTCCGGAAATATTTTGCAAAAGCTTAAAATTTCAAAACTTAAAAAGAGTGCTTTTAATGAATATGCCAAATCTCAGGGAAAACTGGGTGGACAAAATAAAATTCCTAGACTCGCGAATGACAGAAAACTGGCAGAATTACTTGAAATTTATAAATTATAA
- a CDS encoding porin family protein encodes MKRFLLSITVFCFALSFGQKPQPSLGIDVVSVTPMGDNYLKDGVKNFFGFGLTFQTVFKRNMGFGLELSQAFSEVKNKSVYGDLEKPQLTNFSAYFLYKYPFKNGLNVQGQIGAGIMRLSNLSQYVDDDYRETAAGFLLGTEISYKFPKNKIVEVFASPKIYFYNSQIKFDDSDLSRYYSRSQLLYINVGVRLNLNEK; translated from the coding sequence ATGAAAAGATTTCTACTATCAATCACAGTTTTTTGTTTTGCTCTGTCATTCGGTCAAAAACCACAGCCATCTTTGGGAATTGATGTGGTAAGTGTAACTCCGATGGGCGACAACTATCTAAAAGACGGCGTAAAAAACTTTTTCGGCTTCGGACTGACGTTTCAAACTGTATTCAAGCGAAACATGGGATTTGGTCTGGAACTAAGCCAGGCTTTTTCTGAGGTGAAGAACAAAAGTGTTTACGGGGACTTGGAAAAACCACAACTTACCAATTTCTCCGCCTATTTTCTTTATAAATACCCTTTTAAAAACGGATTAAACGTGCAGGGTCAGATTGGAGCCGGAATCATGAGGCTCAGTAACCTATCTCAGTATGTTGATGATGATTACAGAGAAACTGCTGCTGGATTTTTGTTAGGAACTGAGATTTCTTACAAATTTCCAAAGAACAAAATTGTTGAAGTTTTTGCTTCGCCTAAAATTTATTTTTACAATTCTCAGATAAAATTTGATGACAGTGATCTTAGCAGGTATTATTCCAGATCTCAATTGCTTTACATTAATGTTGGTGTCAGGCTGAATTTAAATGAGAAATAA